In one Corallococcus silvisoli genomic region, the following are encoded:
- a CDS encoding DUF2652 domain-containing protein, which translates to MAIEKALLLIADIGGYTRFMRQHRFGLAHAQDTVARLLEAVIDASGRFKLAKLEGDAAFFYAVSDDATPVARQVADIRRAFLARREELVVDRMCQCDGCMQVGALTLKFVAHAGEVAFQKVKHLTELAGVDVILVHRMLKNDVPVSEYVLMTDTVHEQLDPALRQLSLSLEHDFEGMGRTATHYIDLGTLVDTVPAPAPNLLRKLWRKLTLELRSLKYVLGFKEACQGFRNVEIVDAKQP; encoded by the coding sequence ATGGCGATAGAGAAGGCGCTGCTGCTCATCGCGGATATCGGTGGCTACACCCGCTTCATGCGGCAGCATCGCTTCGGCCTCGCGCACGCGCAGGACACGGTGGCGCGGCTGCTCGAGGCCGTCATCGACGCCTCCGGCCGCTTCAAGCTCGCCAAGCTGGAGGGCGACGCGGCCTTCTTCTACGCCGTGAGCGACGACGCCACGCCGGTCGCGCGGCAGGTGGCGGACATCCGCCGCGCCTTCCTCGCCCGCCGGGAAGAGCTCGTCGTCGACCGCATGTGCCAGTGCGACGGGTGCATGCAGGTGGGCGCCCTGACGCTCAAGTTCGTGGCCCACGCCGGGGAGGTGGCCTTCCAGAAGGTGAAGCACCTCACGGAGCTGGCGGGCGTGGACGTCATCCTGGTGCACCGGATGCTGAAGAACGACGTGCCCGTGTCCGAGTACGTCCTGATGACCGACACGGTCCACGAGCAGTTGGACCCGGCGCTGCGCCAGCTCAGCCTGAGCCTCGAGCACGACTTCGAGGGCATGGGCCGCACGGCGACGCACTACATCGACCTGGGCACGCTCGTCGACACCGTGCCCGCGCCGGCTCCGAACCTGCTGCGCAAGCTGTGGCGCAAGCTGACGCTGGAGCTGCGCTCCCTGAAGTACGTGCTCGGCTTCAAGGAGGCCTGCCAGGGCTTCCGCAACGTCGAGATCGTCGACGCGAAGCAGCCCTGA